The window TCCGATCGCAGTGTCAGGCCCTTCGACGACGATCTGTCCACCGGGATCATGCGGTTCCAACGATGCTGAGACGACTTCCAAGAGTGACGCGGATGACCAGTCCTGACGCAGCAGGATGTCGTGCGCGTGTCCAAGCGCACCCAACCGCTTCGAGAAACTCTCCATTTGCTTTGTCGCAGCCGCATCCCGCAACGTCTGCACGGCAATCGCCTGAACCAGCGCAAGCGTGTTCTTAAGGCGATGCCCGAGTTCCTGGTTGACCAGTTTCAGGCTTTCCTGCGCCCTGACGGTGTTGGTGGTTTCCACGACCGTATCGAGCATTCCGACCACGGTCCCGTCCGCGAGGCGCAGCGGACTGTAGCAGAAGGTGAACCAGGCCTGCTCTTCCTCGCCGCTACGGTCGATAATCAGTGGAAAGTTCTCAATATATGTTGGGATGCCAGTATAGGCGCGTTCCGCAATGGGGCCGATAGAGGCCCACCCCTCCGACCATATGTCGGCAAAGGAGCGTCCCAGTGCGACATGCTTGTTCCCCAGAATGGGGATGAAGGCGTCATTATAGATCGTCGTGTAACGATCGCCCCAGACAATGGCCTTGGGAAAGCTCGAATCCAGGATCTGGCGCACAACGATTTCGAGTTCTGAAGGCCAGTTGGCCCTCGGTCCCAGCGGCGTCGTGCTCCAGTCGAAGGCATCGACGCGCGCACGCATATCCGGCTCAGTTTGAATATCGTGGCAGACCTGTTCGCCATGTTCTGCGGTCGTATTCGTCAGGCTCAACTTTGACTCCCATCGGCGCGCGCGGGAGCGGGACGCTCACTTGATAGGGACGAAACCGGTAGGAATCGTCGCGCAAGGCCCCAACGCTATCACAGCGGTGCTGGGCGTCAAAGGCGATGACGGGCTTATATTCGGTCGAAAACCCTCATGCTCTGCGCAGGCGCTTCGACGGTCGCCAAGCTGACGTCCCGCTGCCCGCTAAATGGAGATTGGCCGCTGACACCATAAGATCTCGCTCCACTGCGAATTCCAACTTGTGCTCCCTTGCCGCAGAAACAATGCGCTATAAAAAAATTTTTCTGCGCCCATCCGGCACCTTTCGGGAGAAGAAGCGTTGATGGCATGCCATCATTGCAGCGGCTCTTACGAGTTGCCCCTCCTGAAAGCGTTCCTTTGCCTGTTATCGATCCGCCGGGCCATCATTCGGCGCAGAAGCTCTTTTCCGGCTCCGGTGAAATTCGCTCAATAGGTCGGTATCTGGATTGGGCGAAAACGCCTTTGGGGCCTGTTGACAGTTGGCCGCAGAGCCTTCGCTCGACGGTAAGGACGCTGCTGTCGTCACAATATCCGATGGTTCTGACGTGGGGCGGTGATTTCACCCAGATTTACAACGATGCCTATTCCAAGCTGATCGGAGACAGACATCCTGCCGGGCTCGGTGCCGATATTCGAATAACGCTGGCAGAGGCATGGGGGACGCTTGGCCCGATGATCGAGCGGGTGATGGCGACGGGAGATGCGAACTGGACACCGGCGTTACCCTCGAGATGCATCGCTCGGGCTATCGGGAAGAGGCTTATTTTTCGGTAAGCCACGCTCCGGCGGAGGATGACAATGGTGTGATCTCCGGGATGCTTGCGGTGTGCTCGGAGGTGACTGAGCAGATAGTGGGGGAGCGCCGCCTCAAGCTGCTTCGCGAACTCGCTGCCAGGGCGGCCAGCGCAGTGCAGACGAGGCAAGCCGCGCTCGATATCATGGCCGCGCTTGCCGATGACCCCCTCGACATACCTTATGCTGCGCTGCTGTTGCGCGCTGCGACCGGACATGAAGTTGCCGCGTCCTTTGGTCTTGCGGCCGATATTCTTCGCCAGATGGCAGACGAAGGCGATCCTTGGGGCTTGTCCGCTGCACTGCGAGGCTCCAGCTTCGTCATTGATACGGCGAACATCCATGTAGCAGCGCAAGGCGGCGCCTATCTCGATCCAGTAGTCTCAGCCATTTGCCTACCCGTGCTGGGCGAGCAGAATGCGATCGATGGTCTTCTCGTGTGCGCAATTTCGCCCAACCGGGCGCTCGACGAGGCCTACCGGTCATTCTTCGAGCTTGTAGGTGGGCAGGTTTCCGTTGCGATACGCAATGCCAAGGCGCGTGAGCATGAGCAGCGCCGTGCCGCCGAAATGGCCGAACTCGATCGAGCCAAGACGACGTTCTTCTCCAACGTCTCGCACGAGTTTCGCACTCCCCTCACGCTGATACTCGGACCGCTCGAGGAAGCGCTGAGCGATGAGCCCGCCTCCATGCCGGCCCATCGCGATGCGCTCGAGCTTGCGCACCGCAATGCGCTTCGCATGCTGCGTCTCGTGAACACCCTTCTCGATTTCTCCCGAGTGGAGGCGAGCCGGATGGCAGCAGCGCCCGAGCCTGTCGATCTTGCTGCGCTGACGGTTGACCTGGCCTCCAATTTTCGGGCGGCGGTTGAAAAGGCCGGTCTGGATTTTCGTGTCAAGGCGCTTGCGCTGTCGCGGCCTGCCCGCGTCGATCGCGAGATGTATGAGAAGATCGTGCTCAACCTCGTTTCCAACGCCTTCAAGTTCACGCACGAAGGGTCGATCGAGGTCCGTTTGAGTGAAGCCGACGATGCGGCCATACTGACCGTGAGCGACACCGGCGCTGGTATTGCAACCCACGAACTTGATAACGTGTTCGTTCGGTTCCACCGCATCGCCGGGCAAAAATCTCGCAGCTATGAAGGCTCGGGTATCGGTCTGGCGTTGGTCAGGCAGCTGGTCGAACTCCAGGGCGGCACCATCGTGGCTGAAAGCGCGGGTGAAGGGCGCGGGTCGGCATTCACGGTCACGCTCCCTCTTGCGCAGCCGGGAACGGGCTCCGCTCCTCTCGGCACAGGTGAATTTGAATCAACCTCCGTTCGCGCGAGCGCTTACGTCGAGGAGGCATTGC of the Novosphingobium sp. 9 genome contains:
- a CDS encoding sensor histidine kinase, with product MSLTNTTAEHGEQVCHDIQTEPDMRARVDAFDWSTTPLGPRANWPSELEIVVRQILDSSFPKAIVWGDRYTTIYNDAFIPILGNKHVALGRSFADIWSEGWASIGPIAERAYTGIPTYIENFPLIIDRSGEEEQAWFTFCYSPLRLADGTVVGMLDTVVETTNTVRAQESLKLVNQELGHRLKNTLALVQAIAVQTLRDAAATKQMESFSKRLGALGHAHDILLRQDWSSASLLEVVSASLEPHDPGGQIVVEGPDTAIGSRVAVALTLMLHELCTNAAKYGALSTPEGRVTLSWSIDDTHLSLSWAERGGPLVSPPSRKGFGSRLIGMGLGRSSVVDHRFEAGGLYFEMRSLIAELAD